A segment of the Salminus brasiliensis chromosome 1, fSalBra1.hap2, whole genome shotgun sequence genome:
GCTTGCTAGCCAGTGatgacttttacttttatagCACCTAATTACTAGATTAGAGCTGCTCGGATGGCCACTGAATATGTAGGTTTGTTGTACAGGTTATATGTACTTGGCAAATGGTGATACTTGGTCTTTCCAGGAGGCTCAGCAGTTTGGAAAGTATGTTACTGCTGCTCAGTCTTTTCTTTTGCTGTCAGTGATGTGATGTCAGCACAGTCTCACCTGTACCCTTTCTGCTTCCTATGCATTGTGTTTGGAAATGCAGCTGTTACTATGTTGGTAGGTTGCTTTCATCTGTAGATTTATTAATAGCTTTGTAATTATAACTTTGTTATACAGATATAGCATTAAATATTTAACCCCACATCTAATTACATGTCTGAATCAAATCAATAAGTGGACCGTACCTGGTCTATTCTACAACATCCAACAAGCTTtaaaataatgctaatgcttaACTCTGTGTATTCTAGAACTGGTCTATGAAAATCATGTTGGAAAATGATGTCCAGTTAAACTTGCCACCTGTTCCACCAATGTAAATAAGGATCTGACTTTATATACAGTCACATCTAAATGAACAACTGTATGAGTGTTAGTGATTAAGTAAGTTCAGTTGTTCTGAAGTGGACTATTTTACCAATATTGTGTTAACACACTGAAACAAATGAAGTGATAGTGTGCTCCAATGAAATAAATCCTGTGTGTCTTCTCCAGGGACCAGTTGTTGGTGGATGGTACAAATTACTAGACCGACTCGTCACTGGAGGGACCAAAAGAGCTGCACTGAAGAAAATGTTAATTGATCAGGTAGAACTGTATATCATTACATTGAGTGCATTTATCATTTTGGTGCATCTATGGGGTTTTTTGGTAGTTCTTTTGCATGTTACCACTTTTTCAAGTAATGCTCCTttgtaaatgaaatcaaatgttAACATTAGCTGTAAGTGGAGCTTTCAGTTGGAAGTTTTCCAAGACCACGAAATGCATAGTTGGACCTGACTGTAACTGGTTTAGGACCAAGTCTTGGTTAAACAAATACGTCACACTCATAGTGTATTATACATACTGCCATATTGTGGGAAAGCAGTCAGGCTTTCACTCTAAATACATCGTCCAGATCAGGACCTCAGTACTACAGGAACAGCGTTTGCCATTTTGAGTACCACTTCTTCTTTGAGTGTCTTTACTGCCTACTGCTGAACATGTTCCCCCAGAACACTTGTTGCTTTAAAGGTCAAACAACAGAGGTGTCCCACCTTTACCTTCCCCACCATGATTTCTGGAAGGCAGTCAACCTTCTGTTTGAAGTTTAGTACAGTACACATTTTTCTACCTAATGACTCATCTGGTACAACCaagtcagatgagaccaaaattgagctctttggcCTCAACTTATCTCGACGAGTTTGAAGCTGGCATAAAATTATGAgacgtttcatttatttttttgtattaaaacttttaaagtcagtgggggatcaaatacttatttcttCCACTTACATACTGTATTGTATATGCATAGCAAACAGCAAATAGTGATTTATTTGGGTGATGTGCTTCTAAAACACGTTTTGTTTTAGTTAGAACTAAGGcttgatttagtttttttcctcaatgaaacagtttttacccctCAACATGGGGTAGATCAGAGAATATAcaaaagtaattaaataaatattttgccAAATGATCATTGTTGgacaaaagaaacagaaaatccTAAAGCTGCAGCTGCATATGTTGGCAATCTTTTTTATGTGCATCTGGAAAATGTCCAAGAGTGATTTTGGATGAAATCCGCTTTTTAATTCACAATGCAGAGGCGTCAATAATTCTGACACATTTTTGTTTGGGGGAGTGGGTGTtgctttctcctttttttttttttgtgtttggagTCCTTTTTCATAATGTTAGGCTTCTCGTATTTGTATTGCACGATTAAACTGatgaacaaatatattttagaGCTTTTCCTCAAGTGAAAAGGTTTGCTACTAATGCTGAAGTAAATCTGAGGGGACCTAAGCAGCAGGTTGTATCAGATTTGCtggttctgtgtgtttttatttttctatgcaGTAAATGTCCATTGTGTCAAGTTTAATAATAAAGGCAAATATTAGTCAAGTCTGAGTCAGTGTAAAGGTAATTATATTCAATGGGGGGGGGCTGCTgatcggactggtaggtggcagctggtctgacgcagctGGGGACcccagcgggcagtcttccagcaggtcggctaggtgaccatttactcggagaaggtaaaaagacatAGTTCTGAAAAGACCTTCAGGGAGATTTTACTGTCACTGGAGTGGTAGTGCAGTGTTCCTCAGTTCAGTTAAACCTGCAGAAATATGACCGTGATGGAAGAGTATTTGGAAGATCTTTTCTTCATCCTCACAACAGAATTTAGCATCAGAATATTTTGAAGTAATATCTTAACCATGGTACATTTTGAACGTCCTGTGGACTTATACAATTTAAATTTAACTTTTAAGCTGCAATGAGTAAAGGTATGTTTGtacttaacagttggagaggtgcattttgtgaaatgctgtaccctttttttcttcaaagtCTTTGTATTGATGGCATTGTGCTTTGGGGTTCTGTCTCTAAGCAGACTTATTTCCTCTCCCACAGGTGTGCTTTGCTCCTTGTTTTCTTGCAGCCTTCCTAGGAATCTCTGGAACTCTTAATGGGCTGACTGGGGAAGAGAATGTAGCTAAGCTCAAAAGGGTCAGTGTGTAACATTTTTCTCCTTGATCCTCATACTTTTTGTCAGCTGTTCCTCTACATACAGTGTCaacatgcagttaatcagtgatgatcatgtGGAAATAATAGCTCCCCCTAGTATTGCAGTGGCATCAAAGTATGTACATTACCTAGGAGACCCCTGGGGTACAACATGCCTGTGAGGTGTCTTAACAGTCAAGTTTTTTAATGCATGATTTATATAATCTAAGCTCCATCCCTATTTTTGATTGGCACCTGATGTTAATGCATTGTTGAAATCGCAACttttgtttgttaattactAAAGTTTAGACTGATTTGTGTGACACCAGAAATGCAAAGGTCAGTAACTCTAGGACATGTTTGGGTTCTAAAATTAGCGTAATTTTCACAATATgcaaattatgttaaaatgacaGACTGTGCTATATGATTTTTGAGGCttataaaaaaaggaaaccgTAGAAAAAGATATTCCACCattaactgtgagtggtattattgaaaaagtggaagcgtttaggaatcACAACAACTCCTCcacagaccatgtaaagttgcataacactctgctgactcaataccAGCTGTTGTAGCTGCACAAGGTTGACCATCAGAAAACTTGATTTGTGTGTCTACCCTGATACTTTCTAACAACctttaaagtttaaaaagaaaactttAGCCACTAGGGCGGTTTTAGAAAGATCAAGAATATCTTTAATATATAATagatatacactgctcaaaaaaacaaAGGGAACGCTCAAATAACATCCTAGATCATCCTAGAAATCCTAGAAATATTCttattgaatactttgttctgtacaaagtggaatgtgctgacaacaaaatctcacacaaatcatcaatggaaatcaaatgtattaaccaatggatgactggatttggagtcacacacaaaatttaagtggaaaaacacattacaggctgatccaactttattgtaatgtccttaaaacaagtcaaaatgaggctcagtattgtgtgtggcctccatgtgcctgtatgacctccctacatgGCCtaggcatgctcctgatgaggtggcggtCTCCTGatggatctcctcccagacctggactaaagcatccgccaactcctggacagtctgtggtgcaacgtgacgttggtggatggagcgagacatgatgtcccagatgtgctcaatcggattcaggtctggggaacgggcgggccagtccatagcttcaatgccttcatcttgcaggaactgctgacacactccagccacatgaggtctagcattgtcctgcattaggaggaacccagggccaaccgcaccagcatatggtctcacaaggggtctcggtacctaatggcagtcaggctacctctggcgagcacatgggcagccctccaaagaaatgcaaccccacaccattactgacccactgccaaaccgttcatgctgaaggatgttgcaggcagcagatcactCTCCACGGCTTCTCCAGACTCTTTCACGTCTGTCACAcatgctcagtgtgaacctactttcatctgtgaagagcacagggcgccagtgtcgaatttgccaatccaggtgttctctggcaaatgccaagcgtcctgcacggcgtctggccctcataccatcctcatggagttggtttctaaccgtttgtgcagacatatgcacatttgtggcctgctggaggtaattttgcagggctctggcagtgctcctcctgttcctccttgcacaaaggcggaggtagcggtcctgctgctgggtcgttgccctcctacggcctcctccacgtctaccggtgtactggcctgtctcctggtagcgcctccagcctctggacactacgctgacagacacagcaaaccttcttgccacagctcttgccatcctggatgagctgcactacctgagccatttgtgtgggttgtagagtccgtctcatgagtgtgaaagcaccaccaacattcaaaagtgatcaaaacatcagccagaaagcataggtactgagaagtggtctgtggtccccacctgcagaaccactcctttattgagtgtgtcttgctaattgacAATAATTTCCTCCTATTGtatattccatttgcacaacagcatgttaaattgattgtcaatcagtgttgcttcctaagtggacagtttgatttcacagaagtttgatttacctggagttatattgtgttgtttaagtgttccctttatttttattgagCAGTGTAGCTAGAAACATTGTCAAAATGCTAAAATATATCAAAGGGTTCAACTTTGAGATCTAAACAACATTGCAAATTGCAAACAACAGaaggtttgtacattttgctaataaacctttAATAGGAGTTTCAATTTTCTGCAGATTCCATTTGCAGATGGTCGCTTAAGAATAGAGCAGTGTACACCAAACTGACCTTAGGGTACAGTCTGAAAGTGTTCTAAGCAGTTGGGATGGCCCCTAGATTTGCGCAGTATATTTAGAAACCATTTCCGCTGATGGTGGAAAGGATGGGTTGACCATTGTTGGTGACTCatgctttggggggggggttttaGTTGATTCAGCCGTGCTCTCAGCCTGGGCCATCAATTTTTTATGTAAGGAGGGTAGTTGAGTTAAAATGAGGCTAAAAGGTCATTCACATAAATGACAGAAAAGACATGACAAATGTGCTCATTGATGCAAGGTAAAAAGCAATCCTAGTGAATGCCTGTTCTGGGACCAGATGTTAGAATGATTGCTGTTGAGCATCGTGGCTCGCAGAATCATATCAGTATCTCACGAGACTGTAAGTCAGAGATCATCAGTGGAGCCTTGTCTTCATCTCATCTGCAAGGCACAGTGATGATTAAAACTACCTGCAGAAAAAATAAACCCATGGGAATTAATTAATTTCCCACAAGACTAATTTTATTTGCCACCTTTAGTTGTGGCCACGCAGCTCATGATAGATAGCAGTGAAAATGAAACATACCCTTACTTTGTACTTAAGATACTGCATCTTGGGGGTTGTGTTGAGTGTTGTTACCTTAATCTTCCCCTGAAAAATACAGGAAGTCTTTGaagttggtgtggcgcaacagataacaccactacctgccactgagctaccacaccatgtgggagactggggttcgattcccgggctgggtgactgtgctgcgctacagtccataaatgtaaatgccataaatgtaaatgtaaatgtaagtttttTTTCCCAGTTGAGAATTATTCTACTACAGTATCAACCATCTGCTGACATTGCTACTTTTTGCTGTAGTCTTTCAGTATTGGTAGACTATGACCCTGCAAGGATAAATAAGGTCAAACATGGCAAATCAACACAAtatttctcacctggagaaggtTCACCCAGGTGGTCACCATCTTGTTCACTAGA
Coding sequences within it:
- the mpv17 gene encoding mitochondrial inner membrane protein Mpv17 isoform X4; this encodes MAGFWRSYQALMAKRPWTVQIVTAGSLVGVGDVISQQLIEQRGLTNHSVKRTAKMMSIGFCFVGPVVGGWYKLLDRLVTGGTKRAALKKMLIDQVCFAPCFLAAFLGISGTLNGLTGEENVAKLKREVFEVGVAQQITPLPATELPHHVGDWGSIPGLGDCAALQSINDYMDALISNYYVSPSVHEQNNHKSLIVSYCK
- the mpv17 gene encoding mitochondrial inner membrane protein Mpv17 isoform X2, coding for MAGFWRSYQALMAKRPWTVQIVTAGSLVGVGDVISQQLIEQRGLTNHSVKRTAKMMSIGFCFVGPVVGGWYKLLDRLVTGGTKRAALKKMLIDQVCFAPCFLAAFLGISGTLNGLTGEENVAKLKREVFEVGVAQQITPLPATELPHHVGDWGSIPGLGDCAALQSINVNAINVNVNDYMDALISNYYLWPAVQIANFYFIPLHHRLAVVQVVAVVWNSYLSWKANKV
- the mpv17 gene encoding mitochondrial inner membrane protein Mpv17 isoform X1 — its product is MAGFWRSYQALMAKRPWTVQIVTAGSLVGVGDVISQQLIEQRGLTNHSVKRTAKMMSIGFCFVGPVVGGWYKLLDRLVTGGTKRAALKKMLIDQVCFAPCFLAAFLGISGTLNGLTGEENVAKLKREVFEVGVAQQITPLPATELPHHVGDWGSIPGLGDCAALQSINVNAINVNVNVSFFSQLRIILLQYQPSADIATFCCSLSVLVDYDPARINKVKHGKSTQYFSPGEGSPRWSPSCSLEN